One genomic region from Phragmites australis chromosome 1, lpPhrAust1.1, whole genome shotgun sequence encodes:
- the LOC133927594 gene encoding F-box only protein 6-like: protein MGERRPVMGEVAALRQLVGQVQELWDLYGAPAHPLPRWYLLDFEHGSIKDDYCGGRTGYNSELLKIMETNQSPPRKRPRRDRNRERAPCSNPTKVMKQEIWREFPEDLFETVIARLPVAAIFRFRTVCRKWNSLLGSDNFSHQYSDVPHGLPWFYTITHENGNNNVAMYDPSLNKWHHPSIPLAPTKIVIPVASVGGLVCLLDLSHRNFYICNPLMQSLKEIPPISVQAWSRVTVGMVLNGRNYNGGYKVMWLGNDGTYEVYDSTNNTWSCPGNFPPSIKLPLGLNFRSQPVAVGSTLYFMCAEPDGVLSYDVSSGIWKQFSIPLPLHLTDHTLAEFQGRVMLVGLLCKNAATCVCIWELQKMTLLWKEVDRMPNIWCLEFYGKHMKMTCLGNSGLLMLSLKAKRMNRLVTYNLSKKEWQKVPDCMLPCSRKKQWIACGIAFDPCPSALA, encoded by the exons ATGGGCGAGCGGCGGCCGGTGATGGGAGAGGTGGCCGCGCTGAGGCAGCTCGTCGGCCAGGTCCAGGAGCTCTGGGACCTCTACGGCGCCCCCGCCCACCCCCTCCCCAG GTGGTATTTACTTGACTTTGAACACGGTTCAATCAAGGATGATTATTGTGGAGGGAGGACTGGATACAACTCAGAATTACTGAAGATCATGGAAACCAACCAATCTCCTCCTCGCAAGCGACCACGGAGAGATCGGAACCGTGAGAGGGCACCCTGCTCAAACCCAACCAAAGTAATGAAACAAGAGATTTGGAGAGAGTTTCCTGAAGATCTTTTTGAAACTGTCATTGCAAGGCTTCCAGTTGCTGCAATTTTTCGATTCCGCACTGTTTGCCGAAAGTGGAATTCTCTTCTGGGCTCAGATAATTTCTCTCATCAGTACTCTGATGTTCCACATGGACTGCCATGGTTCTATACAATCACCCATGAGAATGGAAACAACAATGTTGCCATGTATGACCCTTCACTAAACAAATGGCACCACCCTTCTATTCCTCTCGCTCCTACAAAAATAGTTATTCCAGTGGCATCTGTGGGTGGCCTTGTTTGTTTATTGGATCTCAGCCACAGGAATTTCTACATTTGCAACCCTCTTATGCAATCACTCAAGGAGATCCCACCCATATCAGTGCAGGCATGGTCAAGAGTCACAGTAGGGATGGTGCTGAATGGAAGAAATTATAATGGTGGCTACAAAGTAATGTGGTTAGGAAATGACGGGACTTATGAAGTCTACGATTCTACAAACAACACGTGGTCTTGTCCTGGAAATTTTCCTCCAAGCATCAAACTTCCACTTGGTCTAAATTTCAGGTCGCAGCCTGTGGCGGTCGGCAGCACGCTATACTTCATGTGTGCAGAACCAGATGGTGTTTTGTCGTATGATGTAAGCTCCGGGATTTGGAAACAATTTTCCATCCCGCTGCCACTGCATCTAACTGACCACACACTTGCCGAGTTCCAGGGAAGGGTTATGCTTGTGGGTCTGCTGTGCAAAAATGCAGCAACCTGTGTCTGCATATGGGAGTTGCAGAAGATGACTCTCCTCTGGAAGGAGGTGGACAGAATGCCAAATATCTGGTGCTTAGAATTTTATGGTAAGCACATGAAGATGACTTGCTTGGGCAACAGTGGTTTGCTCATGCTGTCCTTGAAGGCGAAACGGATGAACCGTCTTGTTACATACAACCTTTCGAAAAAGGAGTGGCAGAAGGTTCCAGATTGCATGCTCCCATGCAGCCGCAAAAAACAGTGGATAGCATGTGGCATCGCATTTGATCCATGCCCATCTGCCTTGGCCTGA
- the LOC133927575 gene encoding uncharacterized protein LOC133927575 isoform X2 produces the protein MECNKDDAVRSKEIAERKFRENDIVGAEKFALKAKALCKPLEGIDQMILTLDVHLRAQTKIGGENDWYGILEVSPLADYEAIKKQYKKLALQTHPDKNSSICADGAFNLISDAWSVLSDATKRMAYDQKRHVCGPQVHQNNYKANANNTSGSSMSSMNGSWCQNSGPDRSRKAVPHLVPDTFWTYCGSCFMSFQYSREYANRHLKCPVCHAVFVAVEVPPPSSPVYPTGPKPMATNNNLGATIIPDMATPGTQAGVALGNQNYDPTVLQQWSFLKSTTRAHSTRCTVQQAHESVRKEEAGEANTATNEEANIRRKVMQAARKHAHADSFLGRANAATREHEAAKRRCVNDGNQATWQSASSCPDGDARKPMRPAKRRPRSTSETSGAKKRKVSSGDLNCESSGNAGRTSLGRVLMQLDIRRMLIKNTKLQLQDKLEEFNSKKANVKNEEKMQTSKKSSTRISCSTAIDVNETEMKQSSNSVHPKEDNVIELVSIRVHSEEKERAQCVKQVGLEERFRSWQWGKPEVRIVYTRRNRKEHKKELGDGAIGANSARQHHLADKYSCLNQKSSSDEGSCEMPVPDADFYNFGDHSEISFQSDQVWAMYDEEDGMPRYYALIRKVLSTHPFKVRLAYLKANDCNEFGTSSWISYGYSKTCGEFKAGDSEDTDQLNIFSHKVKCEKGPGGIIRIFPKRGDIWALYQNWSPDWDEFTPDDTMYKYELVEVLDSYNPTKGISVMPIVKIPGFVSVFKPLHDATKSWRIPKEEMLRFSHQVPFHVLTGDEAHSAPKGCYELDPGSTPKELLQAVPPSDDAK, from the coding sequence ATGGAGTGCAACAAAGATGACGCGGTCCGATCAAAGGAGATCGCTGAAAGGAAATTCAGGGAGAATGATATTGTGGGTGCAGAGAAGTTTGCCCTGAAAGCAAAGGCTCTTTGTAAGCCGCTTGAGGGCATTGATCAGATGATTTTAACCTTGGATGTACACCTAAGGGCACAGACAAAGATTGGAGGGGAGAATGACTGGTATGGAATCTTAGAAGTATCTCCCTTGGCTGATTATGAGGCAATCAAGAAGCAATACAAGAAGTTGGCCCTCCAAACTCATCCTGACAAGAATAGCTCTATTTGTGCTGATGGTGCCTTTAACCTCATCTCAGATGCTTGGAGTGTGTTGTCCGATGCTACCAAGAGGATGGCATATGACCAGAAGAGGCATGTGTGTGGTCCGCAGGTGCATCAGAATAACTACAAAGCAAATGCTAATAACACTTCCGGTTCATCTATGTCAAGTATGAATGGTTCCTGGTGCCAAAACTCTGGTCCAGATAGATCTAGAAAGGCGGTCCCCCACCTAGTGCCAGACACATTCTGGACATACTGTGGTTCATGTTTTATGAGCTTTCAGTACTCCAGGGAATATGCCAACCGGCATCTGAAGTGTCCGGTGTGTCATGCGGTGTTTGTTGCTGTTGAAGTTCCGCCTCCAAGTTCTCCGGTTTATCCTACTGGGCCAAAGCCAATGGCTACTAACAATAACTTGGGTGCCACAATAATTCCTGACATGGCAACACCAGGAACACAGGCTGGAGTGGCACTTGGCAATCAGAATTACGATCCAACAGTCCTGCAGCAGTGGTCTTTCCTCAAATCTACAACTCGTGCACATAGTACTAGATGTACAGTTCAACAAGCGCATGAGAGTGTTAGAAAAGAGGAGGCAGGCGAAGCTAATACAGCTACAAATGAAGAAGCCAATATTCGCAGAAAGGTTATGCAGGCCGCAAGGAAACATGCACATGCAGATTCTTTCCTAGGACGAGCAAATGCAGCAACAAGGGAACATGAAGCTGCAAAGAGAAGATGCGTCAATGATGGCAATCAAGCAACCTGGCAGTCAGCAAGCTCTTGCCCTGATGGTGATGCACGCAAACCAATGCGCCCAGCAAAAAGAAGGCCTCGTTCTACAAGTGAAACATCAGGAGCCAAGAAACGCAAAGTGTCTTCTGGTGATCTTAACTGTGAATCTTCTGGTAATGCTGGACGGACCAGCTTGGGAAGGGTGCTCATGCAGTTGGACATCCGTCGCATgctaataaaaaatacaaaacttcaACTTCAGGATAAATTAGAAGAGTTCAATAGCAAGAAGGCCAATgtgaaaaatgaagaaaagatgCAGACTAGTAAGAAAAGCAGCACAAGGATTTCATGCAGCACAGCAATTGATGTCAATGAAACTGAGATGAAGCAAAGCAGCAATTCAGTTCATCCAAAAGAAGATAATGTAATCGAGCTGGTTAGCATAAGAGTTCATTcagaagaaaaggagagggcACAGTGCGTTAAACAGGTTGGTTTAGAAGAAAGGTTCAGGTCATGGCAGTGGGGAAAACCTGAAGTACGCATAGTATACACGAGGAGAAACCGCAaggaacacaagaaagaactaGGGGATGGTGCAATTGGTGCTAATTCGGCAAGACAGCACCATTTGGCTGACAAATATAGCTGTTTGAACCAGAAATCGTCATCCGATGAAGGCTCTTGCGAAATGCCTGTCCCTGATGCAGATTTCTACAATTTTGGTGATCATTCTGAAATTTCTTTTCAAAGTGATCAAGTATGGGCCAtgtatgatgaagaagatggtatGCCACGTTACTATGCTTTGATTAGAAAAGTCCTCTCCACTCACCCTTTCAAAGTTAGACTGGCTTACCTCAAAGCAAATGACTGCAATGAATTTGGAACTTCCAGTTGGATCTCATATGGATACTCCAAGACCTGTGGTGAGTTCAAGGCTGGTGATTCCGAAGATACTGACCAACTGAATATATTCTCACATAAGGTCAAGTGTGAGAAAGGTCCAGGTGGCATCATCAGAATTTTTCCTAAAAGAGGTGATATCTGGGCTCTATACCAGAACTGGTCTCCTGACTGGGATGAATTTACACCTGATGATACAATGTACAAGTATGAACTGGTAGAGGTTCTTGATAGCTACAACCCAACCAAAGGCATTTCTGTAATGCCTATTGTGAAAATCCCTGGGTTTGTGTCAGTGTTTAAGCCCCTTCATGACGCAACAAAAAGCTGGAGGATTCCAAAGGAGGAGATGCTGCGGTTCTCTCACCAAGTGCCATTCCATGTCCTTACTGGAGACGAAGCTCATAGTGCTCCCAAGGGGTGCTATGAACTGGATCCAGGCTCAACTCCGAAGGAACTTCTTCAGGCTGTTCCGCCGTCTGATGATGCTAAATAA
- the LOC133927575 gene encoding uncharacterized protein LOC133927575 isoform X1: MPMSSSSPLWGFLAGVSWKWQSSMECNKDDAVRSKEIAERKFRENDIVGAEKFALKAKALCKPLEGIDQMILTLDVHLRAQTKIGGENDWYGILEVSPLADYEAIKKQYKKLALQTHPDKNSSICADGAFNLISDAWSVLSDATKRMAYDQKRHVCGPQVHQNNYKANANNTSGSSMSSMNGSWCQNSGPDRSRKAVPHLVPDTFWTYCGSCFMSFQYSREYANRHLKCPVCHAVFVAVEVPPPSSPVYPTGPKPMATNNNLGATIIPDMATPGTQAGVALGNQNYDPTVLQQWSFLKSTTRAHSTRCTVQQAHESVRKEEAGEANTATNEEANIRRKVMQAARKHAHADSFLGRANAATREHEAAKRRCVNDGNQATWQSASSCPDGDARKPMRPAKRRPRSTSETSGAKKRKVSSGDLNCESSGNAGRTSLGRVLMQLDIRRMLIKNTKLQLQDKLEEFNSKKANVKNEEKMQTSKKSSTRISCSTAIDVNETEMKQSSNSVHPKEDNVIELVSIRVHSEEKERAQCVKQVGLEERFRSWQWGKPEVRIVYTRRNRKEHKKELGDGAIGANSARQHHLADKYSCLNQKSSSDEGSCEMPVPDADFYNFGDHSEISFQSDQVWAMYDEEDGMPRYYALIRKVLSTHPFKVRLAYLKANDCNEFGTSSWISYGYSKTCGEFKAGDSEDTDQLNIFSHKVKCEKGPGGIIRIFPKRGDIWALYQNWSPDWDEFTPDDTMYKYELVEVLDSYNPTKGISVMPIVKIPGFVSVFKPLHDATKSWRIPKEEMLRFSHQVPFHVLTGDEAHSAPKGCYELDPGSTPKELLQAVPPSDDAK; encoded by the coding sequence GTATGGAGTGCAACAAAGATGACGCGGTCCGATCAAAGGAGATCGCTGAAAGGAAATTCAGGGAGAATGATATTGTGGGTGCAGAGAAGTTTGCCCTGAAAGCAAAGGCTCTTTGTAAGCCGCTTGAGGGCATTGATCAGATGATTTTAACCTTGGATGTACACCTAAGGGCACAGACAAAGATTGGAGGGGAGAATGACTGGTATGGAATCTTAGAAGTATCTCCCTTGGCTGATTATGAGGCAATCAAGAAGCAATACAAGAAGTTGGCCCTCCAAACTCATCCTGACAAGAATAGCTCTATTTGTGCTGATGGTGCCTTTAACCTCATCTCAGATGCTTGGAGTGTGTTGTCCGATGCTACCAAGAGGATGGCATATGACCAGAAGAGGCATGTGTGTGGTCCGCAGGTGCATCAGAATAACTACAAAGCAAATGCTAATAACACTTCCGGTTCATCTATGTCAAGTATGAATGGTTCCTGGTGCCAAAACTCTGGTCCAGATAGATCTAGAAAGGCGGTCCCCCACCTAGTGCCAGACACATTCTGGACATACTGTGGTTCATGTTTTATGAGCTTTCAGTACTCCAGGGAATATGCCAACCGGCATCTGAAGTGTCCGGTGTGTCATGCGGTGTTTGTTGCTGTTGAAGTTCCGCCTCCAAGTTCTCCGGTTTATCCTACTGGGCCAAAGCCAATGGCTACTAACAATAACTTGGGTGCCACAATAATTCCTGACATGGCAACACCAGGAACACAGGCTGGAGTGGCACTTGGCAATCAGAATTACGATCCAACAGTCCTGCAGCAGTGGTCTTTCCTCAAATCTACAACTCGTGCACATAGTACTAGATGTACAGTTCAACAAGCGCATGAGAGTGTTAGAAAAGAGGAGGCAGGCGAAGCTAATACAGCTACAAATGAAGAAGCCAATATTCGCAGAAAGGTTATGCAGGCCGCAAGGAAACATGCACATGCAGATTCTTTCCTAGGACGAGCAAATGCAGCAACAAGGGAACATGAAGCTGCAAAGAGAAGATGCGTCAATGATGGCAATCAAGCAACCTGGCAGTCAGCAAGCTCTTGCCCTGATGGTGATGCACGCAAACCAATGCGCCCAGCAAAAAGAAGGCCTCGTTCTACAAGTGAAACATCAGGAGCCAAGAAACGCAAAGTGTCTTCTGGTGATCTTAACTGTGAATCTTCTGGTAATGCTGGACGGACCAGCTTGGGAAGGGTGCTCATGCAGTTGGACATCCGTCGCATgctaataaaaaatacaaaacttcaACTTCAGGATAAATTAGAAGAGTTCAATAGCAAGAAGGCCAATgtgaaaaatgaagaaaagatgCAGACTAGTAAGAAAAGCAGCACAAGGATTTCATGCAGCACAGCAATTGATGTCAATGAAACTGAGATGAAGCAAAGCAGCAATTCAGTTCATCCAAAAGAAGATAATGTAATCGAGCTGGTTAGCATAAGAGTTCATTcagaagaaaaggagagggcACAGTGCGTTAAACAGGTTGGTTTAGAAGAAAGGTTCAGGTCATGGCAGTGGGGAAAACCTGAAGTACGCATAGTATACACGAGGAGAAACCGCAaggaacacaagaaagaactaGGGGATGGTGCAATTGGTGCTAATTCGGCAAGACAGCACCATTTGGCTGACAAATATAGCTGTTTGAACCAGAAATCGTCATCCGATGAAGGCTCTTGCGAAATGCCTGTCCCTGATGCAGATTTCTACAATTTTGGTGATCATTCTGAAATTTCTTTTCAAAGTGATCAAGTATGGGCCAtgtatgatgaagaagatggtatGCCACGTTACTATGCTTTGATTAGAAAAGTCCTCTCCACTCACCCTTTCAAAGTTAGACTGGCTTACCTCAAAGCAAATGACTGCAATGAATTTGGAACTTCCAGTTGGATCTCATATGGATACTCCAAGACCTGTGGTGAGTTCAAGGCTGGTGATTCCGAAGATACTGACCAACTGAATATATTCTCACATAAGGTCAAGTGTGAGAAAGGTCCAGGTGGCATCATCAGAATTTTTCCTAAAAGAGGTGATATCTGGGCTCTATACCAGAACTGGTCTCCTGACTGGGATGAATTTACACCTGATGATACAATGTACAAGTATGAACTGGTAGAGGTTCTTGATAGCTACAACCCAACCAAAGGCATTTCTGTAATGCCTATTGTGAAAATCCCTGGGTTTGTGTCAGTGTTTAAGCCCCTTCATGACGCAACAAAAAGCTGGAGGATTCCAAAGGAGGAGATGCTGCGGTTCTCTCACCAAGTGCCATTCCATGTCCTTACTGGAGACGAAGCTCATAGTGCTCCCAAGGGGTGCTATGAACTGGATCCAGGCTCAACTCCGAAGGAACTTCTTCAGGCTGTTCCGCCGTCTGATGATGCTAAATAA